In the Bacillus sp. FJAT-42376 genome, GTCCCAAGTCCGACGAATACGGCATAGACCGTTCCGACCGGAAGCTTGGAACTTGCCACAATCATCACGGTAAAACTCACCGCAATGGCAACAACCGTTCCGCTCCATGAGAGCCAGTCATTTGCGTGTTTTAAACCGATTACCCATGCCACTTCAAACACAGAAGCAAGCACAACATATACCCAATAACGGTTCACTCTTATTCCTCCCTTGTAATACCGGACCAGAAAATATTCCATGAAGCATCCAGCCTTTTAAGCTGTCTTTCTTTACCGCCGTAAAGCATTTCCACAAACAGGCTGTCGAGCACTCCGAGAAAGGCAATCGCCGCCTGCTCGGGGTCAACCTGGATCGGGGAGGCTTTAAAAAGGGCGGTCAGCGCCTCTTCCAGCGCATCAAGATGTTTATATACCTGAACCATGACATCTTCATACAAATGACTTGGCGGGAAAAACGACATGCGCAGCCAGAATCGTGTTTCCGGTGCTTCCTCATATTTTTTCATATAATCAGTCAGAAACGGATAGAGCATATTTTTCAAGTTTGCCCCGCCGGCGCTTAAATAAGCAATGGCACGCTCCAGCTCGCGCTGAAATACATCCTCCGCCGCCTTCAGAAAAAGCTCATCCTTGCTTTTGAAATGAGAGTAAATGGATTGTTTTTTAATCCCGGCCTCCTCTGCAATAAGCGAAAGGGAAGCCCCCTCATATCCGTGCTCAGAAAAAATCAGCAATGCTTTTTGTTTCAGCTCTTCACCAGTCATGCATATCCTCTCCCTTACGACCGTTCGTAAGTAAATGTAGCACACCCGGTTTTTCCAGTCAAATCTCTCATAGGGACATGGCTTTTCCAATTGAATAATGCTATGATTTACAATGTTCATTTGAAAAAAATTAAGAGAAAAGGTGTTGAAGGAATGTCTCAGGAAACCGTCTTTATACAAACATTCCAGCCATTTATCCAGGAAACATGGAATCAGTCTGCTTTTGAAGCCCCGACCTCGATACAAGTTCAATCGGTCCAGCCGGTTATGGAAAATAAAGATATTTTAGCGAAATCACCGACAGGAAGCGGCAAGACGCTTGCTTATCTCCTGCCCGTCCTTGAACGGCTGAATGCTGCAGGAAAACAGCCGCAGGCCGTTATCCTCGCATCCTCCCATGAGCTCGTGATGCAAATCCATTCCGTCATCCAGGATTGGATAAAGGGAAGCGAACTAAGAACCGCATCCTTCATCGGAGGCGCCAATCCGAAGCGCCAGCTTGAAAAACTGAAGAAAAATCCGCATATCATCAGCGGAACACCTGGAAAGATCCACGAGCTGATTAAAATGAAAAAACTCAAAATGCATGAAGTCAAAACCATTGTGCTGGATGAAGGCGATCAGCTGCTCGTCCCTGAACATCTGAAAACGATCACCGAAGTCATCAAAAGCACCCAGCGCGACCGCCAGATTCTCCTTTATTCGGCAACCCTTTCTGCAAAAACAGAAGAATTGGCAGCGGAAATGATGAACGAACCTGTCAAAATCAGTGTAGACCGTGAACAGGCCATCAAAGCCGAAGTACGCCACCTCTACATTGTCAGCGAACAGCGCGACAAGCTGAAGGCATTGGAGAAAATCATGCGGGCTGCACCAGTTAAAACCCTCGCTTTCATGAAAGACATCGGCAGCGTCAATGTAGCGGCGGAAAAGCTTGCCTACGACCGCGTTCCTGTCAGCATTCTTCACAGTGAAAGCGGAAAAACCGACCGTGAAGCAGCCTTAAGAAAATTCCGGAAAGGCGAAACGCCGCTGCTCATTGCCACGGACGTCGCCGCAAGAGGCCTTGACATCCAAAACCTCCAGCAGGTCGTCCACCTCGACTTCCCGGAAGACATCGACCAATTCGTTCACCGCTCCGGCCGCACCGGCAGACTCGGTTCCACCGCAGCCGGAACCGTCATCTCCCTCGTCACCGAACGGGAAGAACGCGAATTGAAACAATATGCTAAAAAGCTCGGCATCGAGCTCGAACGCAACGTATTGTTCGGCGGAAATATTCTAAGTGAAGAAGAACGGCTGCGGAATGGCCGGAAGAGATAATTTGGGAGGACCCTTGCTTAAATAGCAGGGGTCTTTTTTTGAGGGGAAACGGGGCTGCTGGAGATTGTGCGGGGGTCTGGAGGGTGACCGTTTTTGGTGGAGGGGGAGGCGATTGACCGTTTCGGGGGTCTGACCCGCTCTCTGATAAAGGGTGAAAGCTCTGGCACCTTCTCTGTAAATCGCTGGGGCGCAAGGGATAGGGATGGATGATCTCCGTCCCCCGCTGCGGTGAAGGATGTGGGGACTGGCACGGTGCCAGTCCCGCATTTCTGCATCAGACTAAAGCTCCGGCACCGGATCTTCAAACCGTTGCGGCGCATGGGATGAAGAAGGCAGACCTCTGTCCCCCGATGCGTTAAAGCAGCTGGGGTCAGGCACAGGATGAGACTCTGTAAACAAACATCGCCGCTGCTCCAACAGGCGCGGGGGGATGTTTGTGTGCATGCATGTTTTGCACTGACCCCCGCTCA is a window encoding:
- a CDS encoding multidrug efflux SMR transporter; this encodes MNRYWVYVVLASVFEVAWVIGLKHANDWLSWSGTVVAIAVSFTVMIVASSKLPVGTVYAVFVGLGTAGTILADILFFSEPFDLAKMMLIGTLLVGVIGLKAVTKDPEGETG
- a CDS encoding TetR/AcrR family transcriptional regulator — encoded protein: MTGEELKQKALLIFSEHGYEGASLSLIAEEAGIKKQSIYSHFKSKDELFLKAAEDVFQRELERAIAYLSAGGANLKNMLYPFLTDYMKKYEEAPETRFWLRMSFFPPSHLYEDVMVQVYKHLDALEEALTALFKASPIQVDPEQAAIAFLGVLDSLFVEMLYGGKERQLKRLDASWNIFWSGITREE
- a CDS encoding DEAD/DEAH box helicase, producing the protein MSQETVFIQTFQPFIQETWNQSAFEAPTSIQVQSVQPVMENKDILAKSPTGSGKTLAYLLPVLERLNAAGKQPQAVILASSHELVMQIHSVIQDWIKGSELRTASFIGGANPKRQLEKLKKNPHIISGTPGKIHELIKMKKLKMHEVKTIVLDEGDQLLVPEHLKTITEVIKSTQRDRQILLYSATLSAKTEELAAEMMNEPVKISVDREQAIKAEVRHLYIVSEQRDKLKALEKIMRAAPVKTLAFMKDIGSVNVAAEKLAYDRVPVSILHSESGKTDREAALRKFRKGETPLLIATDVAARGLDIQNLQQVVHLDFPEDIDQFVHRSGRTGRLGSTAAGTVISLVTEREERELKQYAKKLGIELERNVLFGGNILSEEERLRNGRKR